Proteins encoded within one genomic window of Tamandua tetradactyla isolate mTamTet1 chromosome 11, mTamTet1.pri, whole genome shotgun sequence:
- the TYW3 gene encoding tRNA wybutosine-synthesizing protein 3 homolog isoform X1 gives MDRSVQFRRWKTQCLSKADLSRKGSVDEDVVELIQFLNARDQFFTTSSCSGRILLLDGGINGFEVQKQNCCWLLVTHKSCVKDDVILALKKASADTILKFEPFVLHVQCRQLKDAQILHTVAIDSGFRNSGITVGKRGKTILAVRSTHSLEVPLSHKGKLMVTEEYIDFLVNVANQKMEENKRRIERFYNCLQHALEKETMTNSHSKIKKENNPTYIPKKKRNLEKIHGKCITEKNENKLENDDDDDELGISVIFPGDY, from the exons ATGGATCGCAGCGTACAGTTCAGGAGATGGAAGACGCAGTGTCTGAGCAAAGCGGACCTCAGCCGGAAGGGTAGTGTAGACGAGGATGTGGTCGAGCTTATACAGTTCCTGAACGCTCGAGATCAGTTTTTCACCACCAGCTCCTGCTCCGGCCGCATCCTCCTCCTAGACGGG ggcATAAATGGTTTTGAAGTTCAGAAACAAAATTGTTGCTGGCTACTGGTTACACACAAATCTTGTGTAAAAGATGATGTG attttagcCCTGAAGAAAGCAAGTGCTGATACCATTTTGAAATTTGAACCATTTGTTCTTCATGTGCAGTGTCGGCAGTTGAAGGATGCACAGATTCTG caTACGGTGGCAATAGATTCTGGTTTCAGGAACTCGGGCATAACAgtgggaaagagaggaaagacTATATTG gctgtCCGGAGTACACATAGCTTAGAAGTTCCATTAAGCCATAAGGGAAAACTGATGGTGACGGAGGAATATATTGACTTCCTGGTAAATGTAGCAAAtcaaaaaatggaggaaaacaaGAGGAGAATTGAAAG GTTTTATAACTGCTTACAACACGCGTTGGAAAAGGAAACTATGACAAATTCACATTCcaagatcaaaaaggaaaataacccaACATATATtcctaagaagaaaagaaacctaGAAAAAATACATGGCAAATGtattactgaaaaaaatgaaaacaaacttgaaaacgatgatgatgatgatgagctAGGAATCAGTGTTATCTTCCCTGGAGATTACTAA
- the TYW3 gene encoding tRNA wybutosine-synthesizing protein 3 homolog isoform X2, translating into MDRSVQFRRWKTQCLSKADLSRKGSVDEDVVELIQFLNARDQFFTTSSCSGRILLLDGGINGFEVQKQNCCWLLVTHKSCVKDDVILALKKASADTILKFEPFVLHVQCRQLKDAQILHTVAIDSGFRNSGITVGKRGKTILAVRSTHSLEVPLSHKGKLMVTEEYIDFLVNVANQKMEENKRRIESGLRTTPTVLSWDCPHQKDQPCDYEVGSLSQDLGKEGRLEIEFSHVDIDSTNHADIMKLHMNCEHLKLA; encoded by the exons ATGGATCGCAGCGTACAGTTCAGGAGATGGAAGACGCAGTGTCTGAGCAAAGCGGACCTCAGCCGGAAGGGTAGTGTAGACGAGGATGTGGTCGAGCTTATACAGTTCCTGAACGCTCGAGATCAGTTTTTCACCACCAGCTCCTGCTCCGGCCGCATCCTCCTCCTAGACGGG ggcATAAATGGTTTTGAAGTTCAGAAACAAAATTGTTGCTGGCTACTGGTTACACACAAATCTTGTGTAAAAGATGATGTG attttagcCCTGAAGAAAGCAAGTGCTGATACCATTTTGAAATTTGAACCATTTGTTCTTCATGTGCAGTGTCGGCAGTTGAAGGATGCACAGATTCTG caTACGGTGGCAATAGATTCTGGTTTCAGGAACTCGGGCATAACAgtgggaaagagaggaaagacTATATTG gctgtCCGGAGTACACATAGCTTAGAAGTTCCATTAAGCCATAAGGGAAAACTGATGGTGACGGAGGAATATATTGACTTCCTGGTAAATGTAGCAAAtcaaaaaatggaggaaaacaaGAGGAGAATTGAAAG tgGGCTCAGGACCACACCTACAGTCTTAAGTTGGGACTGTCCACATCAGAAAGACCAACCTTGTGATTATGAAGTTGGGAGTTTGAGCCAAGACCTAGGGAAGGAAGGGAGACTGGAGATTGAGTTCAGTCATGTGGACATTGATTCCACCAATCATGCCGACATAATGAAACTCCACATGAACTGTGAACACTTGAAACTTGCGTGA